Proteins encoded together in one Triticum dicoccoides isolate Atlit2015 ecotype Zavitan chromosome 7B, WEW_v2.0, whole genome shotgun sequence window:
- the LOC119342131 gene encoding uncharacterized protein LOC119342131, translated as MLRPAAAAVYPSSYYATPPRFPALPAGQRSAAIAVRCVNRDTPDTSKAKLKVGSPIVITEEPPMLKTAASVPSLRQNAGRVKPGDVGRIMARKPKDVWAVRLAVGTYLLDGKHFKPLEVVEDEGGDEQPQDE; from the exons ATGCTACGGCCAGCGGCAGCCGCCGTTTACCCGTCATCCTACTACGCCACACCGCCGCGATTCCCAGCACTTCCGGCCGGACAACGCTCCGCCGCCATAGCCGTCCGGTGCGTGAACCGCGACACGCCCGATACCTCGAAGGCGAAACTGAAGGTCGGCTCGCCGATCGTCATCACCGAGGAGCCGCCCATGCTCAAGACCGCCGCGTCGGTGCCGtcgctccggcagaacgccggccgcGTCAAGCCCGGCGACGTCGGGAG GATAATGGCGCGGAAGCCGAAGGACGTCTGGGCCGTGCGGCTCGCTGTCGGCACGTACCTGCTGGACGGGAAGCACTTCAAGCCCCTGGAGGTCGTCGAGGACGAAGGCGGCGACGAGCAACCCCAAGATGAATGA